The following coding sequences are from one Candidatus Acidiferrales bacterium window:
- a CDS encoding DsrE family protein produces the protein MFRRRFLSQLLALPFLAAGAAAAQTTEKKKLKIMMKSAWGSDDPTKAAFPFLHGLALSEAGHDVQIFLLGEAVGLMRKSEVSAVVPVGWPPLSETLEKVVAQHIQIYACGACSRARSVMQSDLDQWGAKFGSPAILVRLVEWADHVITE, from the coding sequence ATGTTCCGACGACGCTTCCTGTCACAGTTGCTTGCTCTACCCTTTCTGGCCGCAGGCGCCGCAGCGGCGCAGACGACGGAAAAGAAGAAACTGAAAATTATGATGAAAAGCGCGTGGGGCTCGGACGATCCCACGAAGGCTGCGTTTCCGTTCCTTCACGGGCTGGCGCTTTCCGAAGCGGGACACGACGTACAGATTTTTCTGCTGGGCGAGGCGGTCGGATTGATGAGGAAATCCGAAGTCTCGGCCGTGGTGCCGGTGGGCTGGCCGCCGCTGAGCGAAACGCTCGAAAAAGTAGTGGCACAACATATTCAGATTTACGCGTGCGGCGCCTGCTCACGCGCGCGAAGCGTGATGCAGTCGGATCTGGACCAGTGGGGAGCGAAGTTCGGCAGCCCAGCGATTCTTGTGAGACTCGTAGAATGGGCGGACCATGTGATCACGGAATAG
- a CDS encoding potassium channel family protein, with protein sequence MTAARLAALVVGALILIFVLWEVFETIILPRRVTRMIRFARYYYRGSWLAWRQIVRWMAPGSRRETFLSYFGPLSLLGLFVVWAVALILGFALIHYSAGSAINLAPNEHSGFRADLYLSGTTFFTLGLGDVTPRTELSRLITVLEAGLGFGFLAIVISYLPVLYGAFSSREVNISLLDARAGSPPAASELLRRHSEPHSVAALQEYLHDWEIWAAELMESHLSYPVLCYFRSQHNNQSWLAALATILDTSALLVAYGQGPVRWQAKLTFAISRHAIVDLSQVLNAPPRPGAHERLPAEELQKLRELLIAAGLSKCSHEEDARLNQLRQMYEPYILALSDRLLMPVGGWAPEKAIRDNWRTSAWARISADAAASSRPHAAHSAHRAASLDPDEEEHF encoded by the coding sequence ATGACTGCCGCTCGCCTGGCCGCGCTTGTCGTCGGCGCGCTGATCCTGATCTTCGTTTTGTGGGAAGTCTTCGAGACGATTATTCTCCCGCGGCGCGTGACGCGCATGATTCGTTTCGCGCGCTACTACTATCGCGGAAGCTGGCTCGCCTGGCGGCAAATCGTGCGCTGGATGGCTCCCGGCAGCCGCCGCGAGACGTTTCTCAGTTACTTCGGACCGCTTTCGCTCCTCGGACTTTTTGTCGTTTGGGCCGTGGCGCTGATTCTCGGTTTTGCGCTGATTCACTATTCTGCCGGCTCGGCGATCAATCTCGCTCCCAATGAACACAGCGGTTTCCGCGCCGATCTGTATCTGAGCGGCACGACGTTTTTCACTCTCGGCCTCGGCGACGTCACGCCGCGCACGGAACTCTCGCGCCTCATCACGGTTCTCGAAGCGGGCCTCGGCTTCGGATTTCTGGCCATCGTGATTTCTTATCTGCCTGTGCTCTACGGCGCGTTTTCCAGCCGCGAAGTGAATATCTCGCTCCTCGATGCGCGCGCTGGTTCGCCGCCCGCCGCTTCCGAACTTCTTCGCCGCCATTCCGAACCGCACAGCGTGGCGGCACTCCAAGAGTATTTGCACGACTGGGAAATCTGGGCCGCCGAGCTGATGGAAAGCCATCTCTCGTACCCTGTGCTCTGCTATTTCCGTTCGCAGCACAATAATCAATCCTGGCTCGCCGCGCTGGCGACGATTCTCGACACGTCCGCGCTGCTGGTCGCCTACGGACAGGGCCCCGTGCGCTGGCAGGCCAAGCTGACATTTGCCATTTCGCGCCACGCCATCGTGGATCTTTCGCAGGTGCTCAATGCGCCGCCGCGGCCCGGCGCGCACGAACGCCTCCCCGCAGAAGAATTGCAGAAATTGCGCGAACTGCTCATCGCCGCAGGACTTTCAAAGTGCAGCCACGAAGAGGACGCGCGCCTGAATCAGTTGCGTCAGATGTACGAGCCTTACATCCTCGCGCTCTCCGACCGCCTGCTCATGCCCGTGGGCGGCTGGGCGCCGGAAAAAGCCATTCGCGACAACTGGCGAACTTCCGCCTGGGCGCGCATCTCCGCCGACGCTGCGGCTTCCTCGCGTCCTCACGCCGCGCATTCCGCGCATCGCGCCGCCTCGCTCGACCCCGACGAAGAAGAGCATTTCTAG
- a CDS encoding outer membrane beta-barrel protein, producing MRKSATILQRPLFLPAFAALLLLLAAAPSARAQNFADNSKWELGAHYATLNLPTLCSSGATCMTTNNGLGANLTYNFSSWVSFDSTMDFFGDNGSAPTAISGGRVTEGLFGLRFGPTTRKWGFYSVVRPGFVNFSRVLDNSGSVIPSSLPAFSPAVAPFFSTRLAYQTSSNNPVGLLGFSNATDFAFNYGEVIEYRATKHAALRFDIGDTIVTYPGATLGTPFHQHNFQISEALIIRF from the coding sequence ATGCGCAAGTCAGCCACGATTTTGCAGCGCCCGCTTTTTTTGCCGGCGTTTGCCGCACTTCTGCTGCTTTTGGCCGCCGCGCCCTCTGCGCGCGCGCAAAATTTCGCCGACAACTCCAAATGGGAACTGGGCGCGCACTATGCGACGCTCAATCTGCCTACGCTCTGCAGCAGCGGCGCGACCTGCATGACCACCAACAACGGCCTGGGCGCGAATCTGACCTACAATTTTTCGAGCTGGGTGAGTTTTGATTCCACGATGGATTTTTTCGGCGACAACGGCAGCGCGCCGACGGCGATTTCCGGCGGGCGCGTCACGGAAGGACTCTTCGGCCTGCGCTTTGGGCCGACGACGCGCAAATGGGGATTTTACAGCGTGGTCCGGCCGGGCTTCGTCAATTTCAGCCGCGTGCTGGACAATTCGGGCAGCGTGATTCCGTCTTCCCTGCCGGCATTTTCGCCTGCGGTCGCGCCATTTTTCTCCACGAGGCTGGCGTATCAGACCAGTTCGAATAACCCCGTCGGCCTGCTTGGTTTTTCGAACGCCACGGATTTCGCGTTCAACTACGGCGAAGTCATCGAATATCGCGCGACGAAACACGCCGCACTGCGCTTCGACATTGGCGACACCATCGTCACGTATCCCGGCGCGACGCTCGGCACGCCCTTCCATCAGCACAATTTCCAGATCTCCGAAGCGCTGATTATTCGATTTTAG
- a CDS encoding aspartate ammonia-lyase has translation MESRIEKDSLGEKQVPADAYYGSQTQRAVENYPISGYRAHPKLIQAIAYVKKAAALANRKLKLVPGKIADAILRAADEVIAGKLNDQFVVDVYQAGAGVSFHMNANEVIANLAIEFLGGARGDYSVVNPNDHVNFGQSTNDVFPTSMRLASLLLFDEVVASCEKLEASLARKGKQFDHILKSGRTHMMDAVPVRLGQEFRGYSTAINRAIRALRSAQDFLREVGLGGSAVGTGVNTHPKFQKLVVAELSKVSGQKLIATDDLRYAMQSNLAMSMASSALRNLALELIRIANDLRLLSSGPNTGLAEIMLPTLQPGSSIMPGKVNPVMAELTAMVGFQAIGADAATAIAVQAGQLELNVMMPAMAWNVLHAAEILKNTMRQLAERCIDGIQANEARCRFYANATISVAAALNPYIGYLAAAEIAKESVKTGRTVTEIALERKLLDDKLMKEILDPIRMTEPEAPIEAARRKKK, from the coding sequence ATGGAATCGCGAATCGAAAAGGACTCGCTGGGAGAAAAACAGGTTCCGGCGGATGCTTACTATGGCAGCCAGACGCAGCGCGCCGTGGAGAATTATCCGATCAGCGGATATCGCGCGCACCCAAAACTAATTCAAGCGATCGCATACGTAAAAAAAGCTGCGGCGCTGGCAAACCGCAAATTGAAGCTCGTCCCCGGCAAGATTGCCGACGCGATCCTTCGCGCTGCCGATGAAGTGATCGCCGGAAAACTCAATGACCAATTTGTCGTCGATGTTTATCAGGCTGGCGCAGGCGTTTCGTTTCACATGAACGCAAACGAAGTCATCGCCAATCTCGCGATCGAATTTCTGGGCGGCGCGCGCGGCGACTATTCCGTCGTAAACCCCAATGATCACGTGAATTTCGGGCAATCCACGAATGACGTCTTCCCGACTTCCATGCGCCTCGCTTCCCTGCTTTTGTTCGACGAAGTCGTCGCATCCTGCGAAAAACTCGAAGCGTCGCTCGCGCGCAAAGGAAAACAGTTCGATCACATTCTGAAATCCGGCCGCACGCACATGATGGACGCGGTGCCGGTGCGGCTCGGCCAGGAATTTCGCGGCTATTCGACGGCAATCAACCGCGCCATTCGTGCGCTGCGCAGCGCACAGGATTTTCTACGCGAAGTCGGCCTCGGCGGCAGCGCCGTCGGCACGGGCGTCAACACGCATCCGAAATTCCAAAAGCTCGTCGTCGCCGAACTGAGCAAAGTTTCCGGCCAAAAACTCATCGCCACCGACGACCTGCGCTACGCGATGCAATCGAATCTCGCGATGTCCATGGCGTCCTCGGCGCTGCGCAATCTCGCGCTGGAGCTGATCCGCATCGCCAACGATTTGCGCTTGCTCTCGAGCGGGCCTAACACCGGTCTCGCCGAGATTATGTTGCCTACGCTCCAGCCCGGCTCGTCCATCATGCCGGGAAAGGTGAACCCGGTGATGGCCGAGCTGACCGCCATGGTCGGCTTCCAGGCCATCGGCGCGGACGCCGCCACGGCCATTGCCGTGCAGGCCGGCCAGCTCGAATTGAACGTCATGATGCCGGCGATGGCCTGGAACGTCCTGCACGCCGCCGAAATCCTCAAGAACACCATGCGCCAACTGGCCGAGAGATGCATCGACGGCATTCAGGCCAACGAGGCGCGCTGCCGCTTCTACGCCAACGCCACGATTTCCGTCGCCGCCGCGCTCAATCCATATATCGGCTATCTGGCCGCGGCAGAGATCGCCAAGGAAAGCGTCAAGACCGGCCGCACGGTCACGGAAATCGCCCTCGAACGCAAGCTCCTCGACGACAAGCTCATGAAAGAAATCCTCGACCCCATCCGCATGACCGAACCAGAAGCCCCCATCGAAGCCGCCCGCCGGAAAAAAAAGTGA
- a CDS encoding SgcJ/EcaC family oxidoreductase yields the protein MRRILLTVVFLISVLLSATAGFGQSKSIGAAARKDIDAGNQAWIDAMKGGDMAPVADAFAEDALSCGPSGACEKGRAAIEASLKARVAKTGKAVSATVTSVGSVQRGNFVYEWGESWATYPDGHKAGGNYLTVWEREADGRWRIYRNLGMPATSGKK from the coding sequence GTGCGACGAATTCTGCTAACTGTAGTTTTTCTTATTTCTGTTCTGCTGAGTGCGACGGCGGGCTTTGGGCAATCGAAATCGATCGGCGCGGCGGCGCGGAAAGACATTGACGCGGGAAATCAGGCGTGGATTGACGCAATGAAGGGCGGAGACATGGCGCCCGTCGCGGATGCCTTTGCGGAAGATGCGCTTTCGTGCGGGCCGAGCGGCGCATGCGAAAAAGGACGCGCGGCGATCGAAGCGTCGCTCAAGGCGCGCGTGGCGAAGACGGGCAAGGCGGTGTCGGCGACGGTGACGAGCGTGGGATCGGTGCAGCGCGGGAATTTTGTGTATGAATGGGGCGAATCGTGGGCGACGTATCCGGACGGGCACAAAGCCGGCGGGAATTATCTGACGGTGTGGGAGCGCGAAGCCGATGGCCGATGGAGGATTTATCGGAATTTGGGAATGCCGGCCACGAGCGGGAAGAAATAA
- a CDS encoding CapA family protein gives MQIRSVNLSVWRKPARAALFVLLALGLFSMRVCGQTASKAAPANSQNVLRCNVTDGFTLAAVGDMIVARPISGIQDEGFLATSQILRDADVAFGNMEGTLVDIRHFKGYPGAENGGGPLIDVPEVAQDLRAMGIRLVSRANNHTTDWGLEGMRETDKALDEAGIVHAGTGENRDLARAPHFLDTPKGRVGIVSMASTFTPMSVSTMPLGEAPGRPGLNALRTTEWELVTPEMLENLRKIFDAEPQAFREFNAPIKPLKPNELQLFGVSYRSAPSVGFSYDMNPLDLSEILASIRQGKEDSDFMIATTHTHEPDNWSDTPPDFLVTLAHDAIDAGADEFIGHGPHQLRGIEIYKGKPIFYSLGNYFFELDQQTPAGRDQYEAFEMDPSKVTDYELNQIDLKKYFNSEIWYQSVIAVSKYEHGEVSEIRLYPVELGFTMRGADRGVPRIASPAAAQAILARLQKLSQPFHTEIQIDHDVGIIRLAQ, from the coding sequence ATGCAGATTCGGAGCGTGAACTTGTCCGTATGGAGAAAGCCTGCGCGCGCTGCACTTTTTGTTTTGCTCGCGCTGGGGCTTTTTTCGATGCGCGTGTGCGGCCAGACGGCCTCAAAAGCCGCGCCCGCGAATTCGCAAAATGTCCTCCGCTGCAATGTAACGGACGGATTCACTCTGGCAGCCGTTGGCGACATGATCGTTGCGCGCCCGATCTCGGGGATTCAGGACGAGGGTTTCCTCGCAACTTCGCAAATTCTGCGCGACGCCGACGTGGCCTTCGGCAACATGGAAGGCACACTCGTTGATATTCGTCACTTCAAAGGCTACCCAGGAGCTGAAAACGGCGGCGGGCCGCTGATCGACGTCCCAGAGGTCGCGCAGGATTTGCGCGCCATGGGGATACGGCTGGTTTCGCGGGCGAATAATCACACCACCGACTGGGGCCTTGAAGGCATGCGCGAGACGGACAAAGCGCTCGATGAAGCGGGCATCGTTCATGCGGGAACGGGAGAGAATCGCGACCTTGCTCGCGCGCCACACTTCCTCGACACGCCGAAAGGCCGCGTCGGCATCGTATCCATGGCTTCAACCTTCACGCCGATGTCGGTCTCGACGATGCCCCTCGGCGAAGCGCCCGGGCGTCCCGGCCTCAATGCCCTGCGGACCACAGAATGGGAGCTTGTGACGCCGGAGATGCTCGAAAACCTTCGCAAGATCTTCGATGCCGAGCCGCAAGCCTTCCGTGAATTTAATGCGCCGATCAAGCCGCTAAAGCCAAACGAATTGCAACTGTTCGGCGTTTCTTACCGCTCCGCTCCCAGTGTTGGATTTTCATACGACATGAATCCGCTCGATCTTTCCGAAATTCTTGCCAGCATCCGCCAGGGCAAGGAAGATTCCGACTTCATGATCGCGACCACTCACACGCATGAGCCCGACAACTGGAGCGACACGCCTCCCGATTTTCTCGTGACGCTCGCGCATGACGCCATCGATGCCGGCGCCGACGAATTCATCGGCCACGGGCCGCATCAACTGCGTGGCATCGAAATCTACAAAGGCAAGCCGATCTTCTACAGTCTGGGCAATTATTTTTTTGAGCTGGATCAGCAAACCCCGGCAGGCCGCGATCAGTACGAAGCATTCGAAATGGATCCGTCAAAGGTCACCGACTACGAGCTGAACCAGATCGATCTCAAAAAGTATTTCAACAGCGAAATCTGGTATCAGAGCGTAATCGCTGTGAGCAAGTATGAGCACGGAGAAGTCTCTGAAATCCGCTTGTATCCGGTGGAACTCGGATTCACGATGCGCGGTGCGGATCGCGGTGTCCCGCGCATCGCCTCGCCGGCGGCGGCGCAGGCCATCCTCGCAAGGCTGCAAAAACTCTCGCAGCCGTTCCACACCGAAATCCAAATCGATCACGACGTCGGCATCATCCGCCTGGCGCAGTAG
- a CDS encoding isocitrate lyase/phosphoenolpyruvate mutase family protein, whose protein sequence is MPEQAVKGRIFRSLHERNQTFIIPNPWDAGTARLLAHLGFEALATTSMGYAFSSGQPDSTIGRDRMLEHISALVAATNLPVNADLENGYGDAPEIAAATIKLAADAGVVGGSIEDTTNDPANPIYEKEFAAERVRAAVEAARSLPFTFTLTGRAENYLHGRPDLKDTIARLQAYQEAGADVLYAPGLATKEDIAAVVKSVDRPLNVVMGLRGVQLSLAELSALGVRRISVGSALMRTALGAFFRAAREMREQGTFTFAKDAVNPRDMTAIFSA, encoded by the coding sequence ATGCCGGAGCAAGCCGTGAAAGGCCGCATCTTTCGTTCGCTTCACGAACGCAATCAAACTTTCATCATCCCCAATCCCTGGGATGCCGGTACCGCGCGCTTGCTTGCGCATCTTGGTTTCGAAGCCCTCGCCACCACGAGCATGGGATACGCATTTTCCAGTGGCCAGCCCGACAGCACCATCGGACGCGACCGCATGCTTGAGCACATTTCCGCGCTCGTCGCCGCCACAAATCTCCCTGTGAATGCCGACCTCGAAAACGGTTACGGAGACGCTCCGGAAATCGCCGCCGCAACCATCAAGCTCGCGGCCGATGCCGGCGTTGTCGGTGGCTCCATCGAAGATACGACCAACGATCCCGCGAATCCGATCTACGAAAAGGAATTCGCCGCCGAACGCGTCCGTGCTGCCGTGGAAGCTGCGCGCTCTCTGCCGTTTACTTTCACTCTCACCGGCCGCGCCGAAAACTATCTGCACGGCCGTCCCGATCTGAAAGACACAATCGCTCGCCTTCAGGCATATCAGGAAGCTGGCGCCGACGTCCTTTACGCCCCGGGGCTTGCCACAAAGGAAGACATCGCCGCCGTCGTCAAATCCGTCGATCGCCCTCTCAATGTCGTCATGGGTCTGCGCGGCGTTCAGCTTAGCCTCGCCGAGCTCTCCGCGCTCGGTGTTCGCCGCATTAGCGTCGGCAGTGCGCTCATGCGCACCGCTCTCGGTGCTTTCTTTCGCGCCGCACGCGAAATGCGTGAGCAGGGCACGTTCACTTTTGCAAAGGACGCTGTGAATCCCCGCGACATGACCGCCATCTTCAGCGCCTGA
- a CDS encoding DUF1801 domain-containing protein: MKDELLRFDGAVERSPAIAAWMKKHPGELGAIAQRWFHVMRKCGDEVRELLHDGCPVACLGDAPFAYVNVFTSHVNVGFFHGAALPDPARLLQGAGKAMRHVKLTPRTPTNAAALSKLIDAAYSDIKSRVEHG; the protein is encoded by the coding sequence ATGAAAGACGAATTGCTGCGATTTGACGGCGCTGTCGAGCGCAGTCCCGCCATCGCTGCCTGGATGAAAAAGCATCCAGGTGAATTGGGAGCTATCGCGCAGCGCTGGTTCCACGTCATGCGCAAATGCGGCGACGAAGTCCGCGAGCTTTTGCATGACGGCTGTCCGGTTGCATGTCTAGGCGACGCGCCCTTCGCTTACGTCAACGTCTTCACTTCGCACGTAAACGTGGGCTTCTTCCACGGCGCGGCCCTGCCCGATCCAGCCCGCCTGTTGCAGGGCGCCGGCAAGGCCATGCGCCACGTGAAGCTGACGCCGCGAACGCCGACAAACGCCGCAGCGTTATCCAAGCTCATCGACGCCGCCTACTCGGACATAAAATCCCGCGTCGAACACGGCTAG
- a CDS encoding NAD+ synthase yields MKIALAQFNPTVGDFAGNSARMLKMAADAKHRAADLVVFSELCLCGYPPQDLVERPEFLKRNQKELACLAEKMPMPAVVGYVGKAQDNTGKPAANCAALLANGEIQFKQRKMLLPTYDVFDESRYFQPARSQSNFVFQGEQLGITICEDCWNDKQFWIQRLYERDPVAELVGKGTTVLLNISSSPYNLDKRSLRIDMVQAIARHHKVPVVYVNQVGGNDSLVFDGSSLAVTADGKLTALAHSFQEDLVFFDVSSGTGDIRPQPDDELAAAYQALVCGTRDYVRKCGFSKAVIGLSGGVDSALVAAIAVDALGAANVLGVTMPGPYSSKGSVVDSAQLAQNLDIQYIVLPITETFESYRRAFTEAFADRPEDSTEENIQARIRGNFLMALSNKFGSLVLSTGNKSEYAVGYSTLYGDMAGGLAVISDVPKVMVYELARLVNRSREIIPQATLTKPPSAELRPGQTDQDSLPPYDVLDRILKAYVEDMRSPEEISSLHGFPIELVRSVALMVDRSEYKRKQAPPGLKITSKAFSVGRRFPLANKFIP; encoded by the coding sequence ATGAAAATAGCCCTCGCCCAATTCAATCCCACCGTCGGCGATTTCGCCGGTAATTCCGCGCGCATGCTCAAAATGGCCGCCGACGCCAAACATCGCGCCGCCGATCTCGTCGTCTTCTCCGAACTCTGCCTCTGCGGCTATCCTCCGCAGGATCTCGTCGAACGCCCTGAATTCCTCAAACGCAATCAAAAGGAGCTCGCCTGCCTCGCCGAAAAAATGCCCATGCCTGCCGTCGTCGGCTACGTGGGCAAGGCGCAGGACAACACCGGCAAGCCCGCCGCAAACTGCGCTGCGCTTCTTGCCAATGGTGAAATTCAATTCAAGCAGCGCAAAATGTTGCTCCCGACCTACGATGTCTTCGACGAGTCCCGTTATTTTCAGCCCGCGCGTTCCCAATCCAATTTCGTCTTTCAAGGCGAGCAGCTCGGCATCACCATTTGCGAAGATTGCTGGAACGACAAGCAATTCTGGATTCAACGTCTCTACGAACGCGATCCCGTCGCCGAACTCGTCGGGAAGGGAACTACGGTTCTTCTGAACATCTCCTCTTCTCCTTACAATCTCGATAAGCGCAGCTTGCGCATCGACATGGTGCAAGCCATCGCTCGCCATCACAAAGTCCCCGTCGTTTATGTCAATCAGGTCGGCGGCAATGACAGTCTCGTCTTCGATGGTTCGAGCCTCGCCGTCACCGCCGATGGCAAACTCACCGCGCTGGCTCACTCATTTCAGGAAGATCTGGTTTTCTTCGACGTTTCCTCGGGCACCGGCGACATTCGTCCGCAGCCGGATGACGAACTCGCCGCCGCGTATCAAGCGCTCGTCTGCGGCACGCGCGACTACGTCCGCAAATGCGGATTCTCGAAGGCTGTCATCGGCCTCAGCGGCGGAGTGGATTCCGCTCTTGTCGCCGCGATTGCCGTCGATGCTCTCGGCGCAGCAAACGTTCTCGGTGTCACCATGCCCGGGCCGTATTCCTCCAAGGGCAGTGTCGTCGACTCCGCGCAGCTCGCGCAAAACCTCGACATTCAATACATTGTGCTGCCGATCACGGAGACATTCGAAAGCTATCGCCGCGCTTTTACAGAAGCGTTTGCCGACCGTCCGGAAGACTCTACGGAAGAGAACATCCAGGCCCGCATTCGCGGCAATTTCCTCATGGCTCTCTCGAATAAATTCGGCTCTCTCGTCTTGAGCACCGGCAACAAATCCGAATACGCCGTCGGCTATTCCACGCTTTATGGCGACATGGCCGGCGGCCTCGCCGTCATCTCCGATGTGCCCAAAGTCATGGTCTACGAACTCGCGCGCCTCGTGAATCGCAGCCGAGAAATCATTCCGCAGGCGACTCTCACCAAGCCTCCCTCTGCCGAGCTTCGCCCGGGCCAGACCGATCAGGATTCTCTTCCGCCCTACGACGTCCTCGACCGCATCTTGAAGGCCTACGTCGAAGACATGCGCAGCCCCGAGGAAATCTCCAGCCTTCACGGCTTTCCGATCGAACTCGTTCGCAGCGTCGCGCTCATGGTGGACCGCAGCGAATACAAGCGCAAACAAGCCCCGCCGGGCCTCAAAATCACATCGAAGGCCTTTTCCGTCGGCCGTCGCTTCCCCCTCGCCAACAAATTCATCCCATAG
- a CDS encoding iron-sulfur cluster assembly accessory protein, translating into MIALTPVAVTKVKEIIAQQTPVPAGLRVAVVGGGCSGFSYHMAFENQPNESSDNIYEFDGLKVMVDQMSEMYLDGVSIDYIESLEGSGFKFNNPNVKSTCGCGSSFSV; encoded by the coding sequence ATGATTGCTCTTACGCCGGTTGCGGTTACCAAAGTTAAGGAGATCATCGCACAGCAAACTCCTGTGCCGGCCGGTCTGCGCGTCGCCGTCGTCGGTGGAGGCTGCTCCGGCTTTAGCTATCACATGGCCTTCGAAAATCAACCCAACGAGTCGAGCGACAACATTTACGAATTCGATGGTCTCAAGGTCATGGTCGACCAGATGAGCGAGATGTACCTCGACGGCGTCTCCATCGACTACATCGAATCCCTCGAGGGCTCCGGCTTCAAGTTCAATAATCCCAACGTCAAAAGCACCTGCGGCTGCGGCTCCTCCTTCAGCGTCTAA
- a CDS encoding HEAT repeat domain-containing protein — protein sequence MHSAAEPNSVPGSAGSPSPAAPPRQSLSKRWTLAIVVLTLAFVLMPFLFWRATWFGRPLTDVQLADYLNPKSNPHDIQHGLSQVADRIVRSDPTVRKFYPQVIALSSDSDAPIRAMAAWTMGQDNTSPDFHAALLPMLKDPDLTVARNAALALVRFDDTSGHDIIVSMLKAAPVASPAAGTLQTRLKPGQTMNPGTLLARIQTSGSEREVRSQISGTLDRWLLSDGSSVTAGQDIAVVWPSDDAVWESLRALYLIGQPADLDAISPYARGGTGAPPQVAEQARLTMQQIRTRAASSAPSPSPQ from the coding sequence ATGCACTCGGCCGCAGAACCCAATTCTGTCCCTGGCTCCGCTGGCAGTCCGAGTCCAGCCGCTCCGCCCCGCCAGTCTCTCAGCAAGCGCTGGACTCTCGCCATCGTCGTACTCACTCTGGCTTTCGTCCTCATGCCGTTTCTTTTCTGGCGCGCCACGTGGTTCGGCCGGCCGCTCACCGATGTGCAGCTTGCCGACTATCTCAATCCCAAATCCAATCCTCACGATATCCAGCACGGCCTTTCCCAGGTCGCCGATCGCATCGTCCGGAGCGACCCGACCGTCAGGAAGTTTTATCCGCAGGTCATCGCCCTCTCTTCTGATTCCGATGCTCCCATTCGCGCAATGGCGGCATGGACCATGGGTCAGGACAACACTTCGCCCGATTTTCACGCCGCGCTTCTCCCCATGTTGAAAGATCCCGATCTCACCGTCGCGCGCAACGCCGCGCTGGCGCTTGTCCGCTTCGACGATACGAGCGGCCACGACATCATCGTCTCCATGCTCAAAGCCGCGCCCGTCGCCTCTCCGGCAGCCGGCACGCTCCAGACGCGCCTCAAGCCCGGCCAGACCATGAATCCCGGAACGCTCCTCGCCCGCATCCAGACGTCCGGCAGCGAAAGGGAAGTGCGGTCGCAAATATCCGGCACTCTCGATCGCTGGCTTTTGTCGGATGGTTCGAGTGTCACCGCGGGTCAGGATATCGCCGTCGTTTGGCCCAGCGACGACGCGGTGTGGGAGTCTCTTCGCGCTCTTTACCTCATTGGCCAGCCCGCCGATCTTGACGCCATCTCGCCTTACGCCCGCGGCGGAACCGGCGCGCCGCCGCAAGTCGCCGAGCAAGCGCGCCTCACCATGCAGCAAATCCGCACGCGCGCGGCATCTTCCGCCCCGTCTCCGTCGCCGCAATAG
- a CDS encoding DUF420 domain-containing protein: MSSAALSFLPALNACLNGLSAILATTGYLMVRRGKILAHKACMLSAVVCSAAFLFFYVYFHLRAGIVRFTGHGIIRPVYFTILTTHTILAIVIVPLVLTTLTFALRAQFQRHKKIARWTLPLWLYVSLTGVIVYWLLFVLYAPASPS; encoded by the coding sequence ATGTCTTCTGCCGCGCTTTCGTTTCTTCCCGCTCTAAACGCCTGCCTCAATGGCTTGAGTGCCATCCTCGCTACCACGGGCTATCTCATGGTTCGCCGCGGCAAAATCCTCGCGCATAAAGCCTGCATGTTGTCCGCCGTGGTTTGCTCCGCCGCGTTCCTCTTCTTTTACGTCTATTTCCATTTGCGCGCCGGAATTGTCCGTTTCACAGGTCACGGAATCATCCGTCCCGTCTATTTCACAATTTTGACCACGCACACGATTCTCGCCATCGTCATCGTGCCTCTGGTCTTGACCACGCTCACCTTCGCTCTCCGCGCGCAGTTCCAGCGCCACAAAAAAATCGCCCGTTGGACGCTCCCGCTCTGGCTCTATGTCTCCCTCACCGGCGTCATCGTCTACTGGCTTTTATTTGTGTTGTACGCGCCGGCGTCGCCGTCTTAG